AAAAATTATTATTATTTAGATTTGTTTTGAAATTATATGTAAGCATGGTTAGATGGCTGACTTCCGCATCAGCTATCGTGTCGTTTTGGGGGTCCGCGTTGGAGTTGCCTTAGCTAGCTTTATACCAGATCTGAATCCGAAATTATGTGCATGCCTATAACAAATCCTGTTGACTGCATACATATGAGTCAAGTCTTTAGAAATAACAGAAGCGCTTAGCTAGCTTCATAGCAGATCTGAATCTGAAAATATAAGTCGTTGACTGCTTACACATTAGGCCTAGAAATGGTAGGGGCGCTTAGTCGCTTACCTACCTCGATATCAAATCTGAATCTGAAAATACTTAAGAAGGCGTTGGGTACTGAACTACTTAAAATTATTGAGAAAATGAGGGAGGGGGTGAAAATCAAGCCCATATTAAAGCTGGGCCACACGCCCCACGGGCGCGCACGCTATAAACCTGCCTGTCACCCCGGGTCCCGGCTGGAACACAGCCAAACAAAACAATGGAGTCCGCCTTTCCAACAGCTGCACGGCTCGGGCTCCATGTCCCCCTCTACTCATCGCTGCTCCTCAACGCCCTCTTCCTCGTGCACCACTTCCTCTCCGCCCCGCCGGCGCCGTCCCCACTTCTCAGCAAGGccaacaacggcggcggcggcggcggcgcgctgagCTGGGCGCTACGGGCGGCCAGGGAGGCCGAGTCCGTGGCCAAAGCTGGATGCTCCGGCCACGGCCGCGTGTTTCTGGATGGCATCGTCGGCGAGGACGGGCGGCCCGGGTGCGAGTGCAACACCTGCTTCGAAGGGCCGGACTGCTCCGCCCGGACGCCCGACTGCACCGTCGACGCCGACAGGTGACCGACTCCTCGCTCTTGATATGCATGCTTCCATTTCTCCCTCACGCCTCAGCTCGCCTTCCTTCGTTGTCGTGCATGATGGGCGCGCGTTGCTCACCTTGTTGCGAAGTTCTTTCTCCACTGGAAGGACACCGTTAGATGCACAGTAATTATCTCCGGTTAATGCTGATCTGTCATTATTTCACCGTTCCGTTCAGTCTCCATAAGTCACAAGGACGCCGTTAAACGCATGGTTCTAATTAGATACCAACACGCAACAATTGATCGGGTATCGGTGGCCAAGTTGGGAAGAATCGTCAAAAAAATAATGCGTTAGGTACTCGCTTCATCCACTACTGAATTAACTATACAATACGTACGCACCTTTGA
Above is a genomic segment from Triticum dicoccoides isolate Atlit2015 ecotype Zavitan unplaced genomic scaffold, WEW_v2.0 scaffold183405, whole genome shotgun sequence containing:
- the LOC119344743 gene encoding alliin lyase 1-like, coding for MESAFPTAARLGLHVPLYSSLLLNALFLVHHFLSAPPAPSPLLSKANNGGGGGGALSWALRAAREAESVAKAGCSGHGRVFLDGIVGEDGRPGCECNTCFEGPDCSARTPDCTVDADR